A DNA window from Jaculus jaculus isolate mJacJac1 chromosome 1, mJacJac1.mat.Y.cur, whole genome shotgun sequence contains the following coding sequences:
- the Egfl7 gene encoding epidermal growth factor-like protein 7 isoform X2 — MRGSVELLVTWFLVSVAGGTEHVYRPSRRVCAVGAARGPVLESFVQRVYQPFLTTCDGHRACSTYRTIYRTAYRHSPGPALTRPRYACCPGWKRTGGLPGACGTAICQPPCGNGGSCVWPGRCRCPAGWRGDTCHTDVDECNTGEASCPQHCVNTAGSYWCQCWEGHSLSEDGTLCLPKEDSSQVAPNPTTGMDSPVREEVHRLRSRVDVLEQKLQLVLAPLHSLASRALEPGLQDPASLLAHSFQQLDRIDSLSEQVSFLEEQLGSCSCKKEL, encoded by the exons ATGCGGGGCTCTGTGGAGCTGCTTGTGACTTGGTTTCTAGTCTCGGTGGCAGGTGGCACCGAGCATGTCTACCGGCCCAG CCGCAGGGTGTGTGCTGTGGGGGCTGCCAGGGGCCCTGTCTTGGAGTCCTTTGTGCAGCGAGTATACCAGCCCTTCCTCACCACCTGCGACGGGCACCGAGCCTGCAGTACCTACCG AACCATCTACAGGACCGCCTACCGCCACAGCCCTGGGCCAGCCCTTACCAGGCCTCGCTACGCCTGTTGCCCTGGCTGGAAGAGGACCGGCGGGCTCCCTGGGGCCTGTGGAACAG CAATATGCCAGCCACCATGTGGGAACGGAGGGAGCTGTGTGTGGCCAGGCCGCTGCCGCTGCCCTGCAGGATGGCGGGGAGACACCTGCCACACAG ACGTGGATGAATGCAATACCGGAGAAGCCAGCTGTCCCCAACACTGTGTCAACACCGCGGGCAGTTATTGGTGCCAGTGTTGGGAGGGGCACAGCTTGTCTGAAGACGGGACGCTCTGCCTGCCCAAGGAAGACTCCTCTCAGGTGGCCCCAAACCCTACAACAG GAATGGACAGCCCGGTGAGGGAGGAGGTGCACAGGCTGCGGTCCCGGGTCGATGTGCTGGAGCAG AAGCTGCAGCTGGTACTGGCCCCACTGCACAGCCTGGCCTCACGAGCCTTGGAGCCCGGACTGCAGGACCCTGCCAGCCTGCTGGCCCACTCCTTCCAACAGCTGGACCGCATTGACTCCCTGAGTGAGCAGGTCTCCTTCCTGGAGGAGCAGCTGGGGTCCT GTTCCTGCAAGAAGGAGTTGTGA
- the Egfl7 gene encoding epidermal growth factor-like protein 7 isoform X1, whose protein sequence is MRGSVELLVTWFLVSVAGGTEHVYRPSRRVCAVGAARGPVLESFVQRVYQPFLTTCDGHRACSTYRTIYRTAYRHSPGPALTRPRYACCPGWKRTGGLPGACGTAICQPPCGNGGSCVWPGRCRCPAGWRGDTCHTDVDECNTGEASCPQHCVNTAGSYWCQCWEGHSLSEDGTLCLPKEDSSQVAPNPTTGMDSPVREEVHRLRSRVDVLEQVPARRSCEGHLGTHTGLSGHLHPSQLDSRHLLVSLLCQVAGTWTWGRVLLCECQGRYDGCLPVGRVRACLHFFHNKIRT, encoded by the exons ATGCGGGGCTCTGTGGAGCTGCTTGTGACTTGGTTTCTAGTCTCGGTGGCAGGTGGCACCGAGCATGTCTACCGGCCCAG CCGCAGGGTGTGTGCTGTGGGGGCTGCCAGGGGCCCTGTCTTGGAGTCCTTTGTGCAGCGAGTATACCAGCCCTTCCTCACCACCTGCGACGGGCACCGAGCCTGCAGTACCTACCG AACCATCTACAGGACCGCCTACCGCCACAGCCCTGGGCCAGCCCTTACCAGGCCTCGCTACGCCTGTTGCCCTGGCTGGAAGAGGACCGGCGGGCTCCCTGGGGCCTGTGGAACAG CAATATGCCAGCCACCATGTGGGAACGGAGGGAGCTGTGTGTGGCCAGGCCGCTGCCGCTGCCCTGCAGGATGGCGGGGAGACACCTGCCACACAG ACGTGGATGAATGCAATACCGGAGAAGCCAGCTGTCCCCAACACTGTGTCAACACCGCGGGCAGTTATTGGTGCCAGTGTTGGGAGGGGCACAGCTTGTCTGAAGACGGGACGCTCTGCCTGCCCAAGGAAGACTCCTCTCAGGTGGCCCCAAACCCTACAACAG GAATGGACAGCCCGGTGAGGGAGGAGGTGCACAGGCTGCGGTCCCGGGTCGATGTGCTGGAGCAG GTTCCTGCAAGAAGGAGTTGTGAAGGCCACCTTGGCACCCACACTGGACTGAGCGGCCACCTCCACCCCTCCCAGCtagactccagacacttgttagTGTCTCTACTCTGCCAGGTTGCTGGGACTTGGACGTGGGGTAGGGTCCTCCTGTGTGAATGCCAGGGAAGGTACGATGGCTGTCTACCAGTTGGTAGGGTAAGGGCCTGCCTCCATTTCTTTCATAATAAAATTAGGACTTGA